The Plasmodium relictum strain SGS1 genome assembly, chromosome: 9 genome window below encodes:
- the PRL gene encoding protein tyrosine phosphatase, putative: MQNYTDYNLYKNSDYCNKQDNTDQLFNCVDVKLFDMERYMGNANYNLDYLNPVLNHPTKIEHGKIKILILDAPTNDLLPLYIKEMKNYNVTDLVRTCERTYNDGEIKQAGINVHELIFPDGDAPTDDIVNNWLTVVNNVIKNNCAVAVHCVAGLGRAPVLASIVLIEFGMDPIDAIVFIRERRKGAINKRQLQFLKSYKKKKKKKNCLRKCHFM; the protein is encoded by the coding sequence ATGCAGAATTATACtgattataatttatataaaaactcTGATTATTGTAATAAACAGGATAATACAGATCAACTTTTTAATTGTGTAGATGTAAAATTATTCGATATGGAAAGATATATGGGAAACGCTAACTATAATTTGGATTATTTGAATCCAGTATTAAATCATCCTACAAAAATAGAACatggaaaaataaaaattttaattttagatGCTCCGACAAATGATTTATTgccattatatataaaagaaatgaaaaattataatgtgACTGATTTAGTTAGAACATGTGAAAGAACATACAATGATGGAGAAATAAAGCAAGCAGGGATTAATGTTCATGAATTAATATTCCCAGATGGAGATGCACCAACTGACGATATAGTAAATAATTGGCTAACTGTCGTTaataatgtaataaaaaataattgtgCTGTTGCTGTTCATTGTGTAGCAGGATTAGGTAGAGCACCAGTTTTGGCTTCTATTGTTTTGATTGAATTTGGTATGGATCCGATTGATGCAATTGTATTTATACGTGAACGAAGAAAAGGcgcaataaataaaagacaattgcaatttttaaaatcatataagaaaaaaaaaaaaaaaaaaaattgtttaagAAAATGTCATTTTAtgtga
- a CDS encoding GTP-binding protein, putative: MRFSFFSIRDIFKSEKRCFYSEARTKLNNKKKKEIIVIHPVLKSSKNFKKSFDETILDAQEALGLARSANFKIANGISIPSGGWNIKNTNEYKKNEVEHSCKADNNEIKCSVENEKNEKSYLNKYVVKSLNDNDENYKIENSSYNSCSINLDFETKEMMKQDSNTKEDIKEELSKNCNNNYNNYNNNNNKYLEYDEIEKKIAESIIIKANKIDNKFYFGKGKLNELSKYYLKNPTPYVFINTLLSPEQFRNLDFLFNSILRSYHDELKLNNKKKNEVNENSIRPIDIIQNNSTVQEKSYENEMYFNLYNNYIEKEEEEEREEDEINDEYEDEDLYEQNDEEYYGDNKQINQNYEREKKNNIPLYVELFDRYSIILYIFKSRAKSNLSKIQLELARANFIFNTYSEDSKSRMKYLKYIENNVLGKSSSDYEEKYNKLNTFDINMQKKKKNYDYLGYTSNYIKSNETYKEYERRIINNLYSKLKKELVKCKNNTNLQSNSRKHKALIAIVGYTNVGKTKLINYLTKSNLKAKNLLFQTLDTSYKNLNISSCYSTIFIDSIGFIQNIPYSLYESFKLSLEAIKKADIIIHVIDITHPYKEKHKKCVIDTLNNIGISNEFIKNNIIEVWNKIDKLTEEQICNLYISKPKNVLPISARNGTNCDILIKIIQNIVNKIKNVQILTLHFPTIEAKDRINYLMKNFKVIPNSIYYSDDGNTTFIKLVENPQNLEKYYEKFEK, translated from the coding sequence atgagattttcttttttttcaataagagatatatttaaaagcGAAAAAAGGTGTTTTTATAGTGAAGCTAGAACAaagttaaataataaaaaaaaaaaggaaattattGTTATACATCCTGTTTTAAAAAgttcaaaaaattttaaaaaatctttTGACGAAACCATTTTAGATGCTCAGGAAGCTTTAGGATTAGCTCGATCGGCTAATTTCAAAATTGCGAATGGTATATCTATTCCTTCAGGTGGAtggaatataaaaaatacaaatgaatataaaaaaaatgaagtagAACACTCATGTAAAGctgataataatgaaataaaatgttCAGTtgaaaatgagaaaaatgaaaaaagttacttaaataaatatgtggTAAAAAGCTTAAAtgataatgatgaaaattataaaatagaaaatagtTCATATAATAGTTGTTCTATTAATTTAGATTTCGAAACAAAAGAAATGATGAAACAAGATAGTAATACAAAAGAAGACATCAAGGAAGAGCTAAGTAAAAATTGCAATAATAACTATAATaactataataataataataataagtaTTTAGAATAtgatgaaatagaaaaaaaaattgcagaatcaattataattaaagctaataaaatagataataaattttattttggaaaaggaaaattaaatgaattgTCAAAGTATTATCTTAAAAACCCGACTCCatatgtatttattaataCTTTATTATCACCAGAACAATTTCGCAATttagattttttatttaatagcATATTAAGGAGTTATCATGATGAgctaaaattaaataataaaaaaaaaaatgaagttaATGAAAACTCAATTAGACCAATAGACATTATTCAAAATAACTCTACTGTTCAAGAAAAATCATATGAGAATGAAatgtattttaatttatataataattatatagaaaaagaagaagaagaagaaagaGAAGAGGATGAAATAAATGATGAatatgaagatgaagatTTATATGAACAAAATGATGAGGAATATTATGGAGataataaacaaataaatcaaaattatgaaagagagaaaaaaaataacataccATTATATGTAGAGTTATTTGATAGATATAGtatcattttatatatttttaaaagtagAGCAAAAAGTAATTTGAGCAAAATACAACTGGAACTGGCTAGAgctaatttcatttttaatacatattCAGAAGATAGTAAATCTAGgatgaaatatttaaagtatattgaaaataatgtACTAGGGAAATCAAGTTCAGATTACGAAGAGAAGTATAACAAATTAAACACATTTGATATaaatatgcaaaaaaaaaaaaaaaattatgattattTAGGATATACGagtaattatataaaaagtaatgAGACATACAAGGAGTATGAAAGaagaattattaataatctttatagtaaattaaaaaaagaattagtaaaatgtaaaaataatacgAATTTGCAAAGTAATTCAAGAAAACATAAGGCCTTAATAGCTATAGTAGGTTATACAAATGTAGGcaaaacaaaattaattaattatttaacaaAATCCAATTTAAAagcaaaaaatttattatttcaaacATTAGATActtcttataaaaatttgaatatatCCAGTTGTTATTCAACTATATTTATTGATTCAATAGGTTTTATACAAAATATCCCATATTCTTTATAtgaatcatttaaattatctcTAGAAGCAATTAAAAAAGCTGATATAATTATTCATGTCATAGATATAACTCATCCCTACAaagaaaaacataaaaaatgtGTTATTGAcacattaaataatattggAATATCAaatgaatttataaaaaataatattattgaaGTTTGgaataaaatagataaattaaCAGAAGAGCAAAtttgtaatttatatataagtaAACCAAAAAATGTTTTACCAATTTCAGCTAGAAATGGAACGAATTGTGATAtccttataaaaattattcaaaatatagttaataaaattaaaaatgttcaAATTTTAACTTTACATTTTCCAACAATAGAAGCAAAAGATAGAATTAATTATcttatgaaaaattttaaagtcATTCCTAATTCCATTTATTATTCCGATGATGGTAATActacttttattaaattggTTGAAAACCCTCAAAATCTAGAAAAATACTATGAAAAATtcgaaaaataa
- the DSK2 gene encoding ubiquitin domain-containing protein DSK2, putative, translating to MVINVSFKVTGGKEFTIEIEPNITVLDLKKKCSEHVDIPVEAQRIIFKGKILKDKESLSTYNVSDGNTMHLVRSAMPTKEPEEEKENNKNEDSNNQNSNSNDNLSDLSDNPLVQMLLQSGTGDMNSFNSDSGNGDNLNFGNFANLLNSNGGEFNRDTISSLLNNPLARSLLNELSNNPEMLTNLVSNNPILRNTFSQSPIMQPVLENPNLLREFMRPEILRAGLQIENALNMNTNNNSNQRGIRMEDLLNNLNNFANTNGTANNTDNNNSNENNNNNNNINSLFQSQELLQTFQQVMRANRNLANLNFPNSNQNLDFNSSNVTDNRSPEEKYASQLLSLQEMGFIDNAANIQALQETGGDVNSAVTRLLEKGFN from the exons atggtTATAAACGTATCATTTAAAGTTACGGGAGGTAAAGAATTTACTATTGAAATCGAACCAAATATAACAGTTTtggatttaaaaaaaaaatgttctgAACATGTAGATATACCTGTTGAAGCacaaagaattatttttaaag gtaaaatattaaaagacaAAGAATCTTTATCAACATATAATGTATCCGATGGAAATACAATGCATTTAGTTCGTAGTGCTATGCCAACAAAAGAAc cTGAGGaagaaaaagagaataaTAAGAATGAAGATTCCAATAACCAAAATTCAAATTCAAATGATAATTTAAGTGATTTGAGTGATAATCCCTTAGTTCAAATGTTGCTACAAAGTGGGACAGGAG ATATGAACAGTTTTAATAGTGATTCAGGAAATGGAGATAATCTTAACTTCGGAAACTTTGCAAATTTACTAAATTCCAATGGTGGTGAATTTAACAGGGATACGATTAGTTCATTATTGAATAACCCTTTAGCAAGatctttattaaatgaattgAGCAATAACCCAGAAATGTTAACAAATTTAGTATCTAATAATCCAATTTTAAGAAATACTTTTTCTCAAAGCCCAATTATGCAACCAGTTTTGGAAAATCCAAACTTATTAAGAGAATTTATGAGACCAGAAATTTTGCGAGCAGGTTTACAAATTGAGAATGCCCTAAATATGaatactaataataatagcaaTCAAAGAGGGATTAGAATGGAAgatcttttaaataatttaaataattttgcaAATACTAATGGTACTGCGAATAACACTGATAATAACAActctaatgaaaataataataataataataatattaattccCTTTTTCAATCTCAAGAATTGTTACAAACATTTCAACAAGTTATGAGAGCAAATCGTAACTTAGCAAATCTTAATTTTCCTAATTCTAATCAAAATTTAGACTTCAATTCATCTAATGTAACAGATAATAGATCACCAGAAGAAAAATATGCTTCTCAATTGCTGAGCCTCCAAGAGATGGGATTCATTGATAATGCTGCAAATATACAAGCCTTACAAGAAACAGGAGGAGATGTTAATTCTGCCGTTACCCGTTTATTGGAAAAAGGGTtcaattaa
- a CDS encoding UDP-galactose transporter, putative, producing MARTRKSNILNSQKNYSESSFYSLLNGMFCVSGIYFFFIIFGYYQEKMPNLGKGEEKFYYNIFLICVLCLSNSICSLAAIFIKSKLRDKKFINDLKNNVDTYFIKQIMLISITYSVAMIATNYSLSHVNFPTQVLVKSGKMIPIVVGGYLFFGKKYPYYDYIAVFLITSSLVLFNLLKTKSVKEVHQTTFGIFLLCISLFCDGLTGPRQDKLLSKYNINSFNLMFYVNMFAFLFNLIASLIIEGSKPYYFLSKYTDSYYYILAFSLSGTFGQFFVFYSLKLYGSLYTSLFTTLRKALSTIVSVYLFGHVLKPIQWCCIFVIFTTLIVQNYLKQQSKKVQNKRK from the coding sequence ATGGCTAGAACaagaaaaagtaatataCTAAATTCTCAGAAGAATTATAGCGAATCAAGTTTTTATAGTTTATTGAATGGGATGTTTTGTGTGAGtggtatatattttttctttattatttttggtTATTATCAAGAAAAAATGCCGAATTTGGGAAAAGgagaagaaaaattttattataatatttttttgatatgtGTCTTATGTTTATCTAATAGCATATGTAGCTTGGCAgctatatttattaaaagtaaattgcgagacaaaaaatttataaatgatTTGAAAAATAATGTAGATACATACtttataaaacaaataatgtTAATATCTATTACATATTCAGTAGCAATGATAGCTACTAATTATTCTTTGAGTCATGTTAATTTCCCAACTCAAGTTCTTGTGAAATCAGGAAAAATGATACCTATAGTAGTTGGTgggtatttattttttggaAAAAAATATCCATATTATGATTATATTgctgtttttttaattacatcaTCCCtagtattatttaatttattaaaaacaaaaagtgTAAAGGAAGTTCATCAAACAACTTTTggaatttttcttttatgcaTATCGCTATTTTGTGATGGTTTGACTGGGCCAAGGCAAGATAAGTTATtaagtaaatataatattaattcatttaatttaatgtTTTATGTGAATATGTTTGCATTTCTTTTTAACTTAATCGCATCTTTAATAATTGAAGGTTCGAAACCTTACTATTTTTTAAGCAAATATACGGATTCTTACTATTATATATTAGCTTTTTCATTAAGTGGAACATTTGGCCAATTCTTCGTTTTCTATTCTCTTAAGTTATATGGTAGTCTATATACTAGTCTTTTTACTACTTTAAGAAAAGCATTAAGTACAATTGTTtctgtatatttatttggtCACGTATTAAAACCAATACAGTGGTGCtgtatttttgttatttttactaCTTTAATTGttcaaaattatttgaaGCAACAATCAAAAAAGGttcaaaataaaaggaaataG